A stretch of Schistocerca americana isolate TAMUIC-IGC-003095 chromosome 3, iqSchAmer2.1, whole genome shotgun sequence DNA encodes these proteins:
- the LOC124606779 gene encoding cold and drought-regulated protein CORA-like, which translates to MKTFLVFLVAAVAVATARPGYVGLGGGHGGFGGGHGGFSGGYGGGFSGGYGGGHGGGGGGHGIHAGYASFGPAHIAVGPGGYVQDTVEVAAHRAAHLAAVAHTHARDAAVNAHDAAFGHGGGGYGHGGGGYGYGGHGHHG; encoded by the coding sequence GTGTTCCTTGTAGCCGCCGTCGCTGTTGCCACGGCCAGGCCCGGGTATGTGGGTCTCGGTGGCGGCCACGGTGGCTTTGGAGGCGGTCACGGCGGCTTCAGCGGAGGGTACGGTGGCGGCTTCAGCGGAGGATACGGGGGCGGacacggaggcggcggcggcggacacgGCATCCACGCCGGCTACGCCTCCTTCGGCCCCGCCCACATCGCCGTGGGCCCCGGCGGCTACGTGCAGGACACAGTGGAGGTTGCCGCCCACAGGGCCGCCCACCTCGCCGCCGTGGCGCACACGCACGCCCGCGACGCCGCCGTCAACGCCCACGACGCCGCCTTCGGCCACGGGGGCGGCGGCTACGGCCACGGGGGCGGCGGCTACGGATACGGCGGGCACGGCCACCACGGCTAG